The Pyrus communis chromosome 2, drPyrComm1.1, whole genome shotgun sequence genome includes a window with the following:
- the LOC137724516 gene encoding probable LRR receptor-like serine/threonine-protein kinase At1g56130: MVFFLHAMHDSASRNTSVGRLSSRRRGEQVLHMYNMKLMMRILLLCFLSCFWFQLSFARKATTDPSEVRALNSIFEQWDTQAVPGQWNISGEPCSGYAINGTDIYSADINPGIVCNCSYDNNATCHITNLTVNALNKRGVFPEEFVALRYLTSLSIDYNYFTGPLPAFIGNMYALTELSISVNSFSGPIPKELGNLKELTYLDIGSNNFSGTLPPELGNLVKLEQLYMDSSGVGGKIPSTFAKLTKMQTLWASDNPFSGKIPDFIGNWTQLYQLRFQGNSFEGPIPTSFSQLISLKYLRISDIYSGSSSLDFIKKLKSLTEFTLRNALITGTIPSDIGEYQSLRTLDLSFNNLTGRLPSSLFNLSSLESLFLGNNSLSGSLPSQKSDRLQTIDLSYNFLSGSFPEWGNKRLQLNLVVNNFTFDSPNITPLGLNCLQRNFSCNRNTPRSSFSINCGGPQKTGSDGILYEAEDSDLGPATFKVTNTENWAVSNAGSLSNESYPLPASLNKTLAQVTGTNVTPTLYQTSRMSTGSLRYYGLGLVNGPYIVTLHFAETVYESRTSHTWQSLGQRVFDIYIQGTRRTKDFDISKEAGGVNQAVVRKFNVKVSENYLEIHLFWAGKGTCCIPNYGDYGPLIAAIHATSDFTKKSKTGLIVGIAVLVGVVSLLLIFVILYMRRKKSEKEDDEDILGLGPRPYTFSYAELRAATEDFNPSNKLGEGGYGPVYKGTLSDGRVVAVKQLSVASHQGKSQFVSEIATISAVQHRNLVKLYGCCIEGSHRILVYEYLENKSLDQALFGTSNLHLDWPTRFNILLGTARGLAYLHEESRPRVVHRDVKASNILLDAELSPKISDFGLAKLYDDEKTHISTRVAGTIGYLAPEYALFGHLTEKADVFGFGVVVLEILSGRPNSYNNLDQEKIYLLEWVWTLHENDQTLGLVDPRLTEFDETEATRLIRAALMCTQGSPMARPSMSRVVAMLSGDIDIGTVMSKPSYLTDYDFKDVTTSLTSRFLVEDDTPSTSSKGSNVRLNY; the protein is encoded by the exons ATGGTCTTCTTCTTACATGCAATGCATGATTCAGCCAGTCGGAATACAAGTGTTGGTCGTTTAAGTTCACGCCGTCGAGGAGAGCAAGTTCTGCACATGTACAATATGAAGTTGATGATGAGGATACTATTACTCTGCTTCCTCAGCTGCTTCTGGTTTCAGCTGTCCTTTGCTCGAAAGGCTACCACTGATCCATCCgaag TGAGGGCGTTGAACTCAATATTTGAACAATGGGACACACAAGCAGTGCCGGGGCAGTGGAATATCAGTGGAGAACCCTGCAGTGGATATGCCATCAACGGCACCGACATTTATAGCGCCGATATCAACCCAGGCATCGTTTGCAACTGTTCTTACGACAATAATGCTACGTGCCACATCACCAATCT GACAGTGAATGCTCTTAACAAACGAGGGGTGTTTCCAGAAGAATTTGTGGCTCTGAGATATCTCACAtcttt GAGTATCGATTACAATTATTTCACCGGTCCCCTACCGGCATTCATTGGCAATATGTATGCATTGACTGAATT GTCAATTAGCGTCAATTCATTCTCTGGGCCCATCCCCAAGGAGCTTGGAAACCTTAAGGAGCTGACATATTT GGACATCGGATCAAATAATTTCTCCGGAACACTCCCTCCAGAACTTGGTAATTTAGTCAAGCTCGAGCAACT TTACATGGACAGCTCTGGAGTCGGTGGTAAAATTCCTTCAACATTTGCCAAGCTCACCAAGATGCAAACCCT CTGGGCATCGGACAATCCTTTCTCAGGAAAGATACCTGATTTCATAGGGAATTGGACACAACTCTATCAGTT GCGATTTCAAGGGAACTCTTTCGAAGGCCCAATACCAACCAGCTTTTCTCAACTGATCTCATTGAAGTATCT GCGAATCAGTGATATATACAGTGGGAGCTCCTCTCTTGATTtcataaaaaaactgaaaagcTTGACTGAATT CACACTGCGAAACGCATTAATCACTGGTACCATCCCATCTGATATTGGAGAATATCAAAGTCTACGGACTCT GGATCTGAGTTTCAACAATTTGACAGGCCGACTCCCAAGTTCTTTGTTCAACTTGAGTTCTCTTGAATCCTT GTTTCTTGGAAACAATAgtctctccggatctcttccgaGCCAAAAGAGCGATCGACTTCAGACTAT AGATTTGTCTTACAATTTTTTATCAGGAAGCTTTCCCGAGTGGGGGAACAAAAGATTGCAACT GAACTTAGTGGTCAACAACTTCACATTTGACAGTCCAAACATAAC TCCTCTTGGATTGAATTGCCTCCAGAGAAATTTTTCATGCAATCGAAATACCCCACGAT CAAGCTTCTCAATCAACTGTGGTGGACCGCAAAAGACGGGAAGTGATGGCATATTGTATGAGGCTGAAGACTCAGATCTTGGTCCAGCGACATTCAAGGTAACCAATACAGAGAATTGGGCTGTCAGCAATGCCGGTTCGCTTTCTAACGAATCTTACCCCCTCCCTGCATCATTGAACAAGACCCTCGCACAAGTCACCGGAACAAATGTGACCCCGACACTTTACCAAACTTCAAGAATGTCCACAGGATCACTGAGATACTATGGCCTGGGCCTTGTGAATGGGCCCTACATTGTAACATTGCACTTTGCAGAGACGGTTTATGAAAGTCGGACTTCGCATACTTGGCAAAGTCTAGGACAGCGTGTATTTGATATCTATATTCAG GGTACCCGCAGGACGAAGGACTTTGACATATCGAAGGAGGCAGGTGGTGTTAACCAAGCAGTTGTGAGAAAATTTAATGTTAAGGTGTCAGAGAATTATCTTGAAATTCATCTGTTCTGGGCTGGTAAAGGGACTTGTTGCATACCTAATTATGGTGATTACGGCCCACTAATAGCAGCTATCCATGCTACTTCAG ATTTTACAAAGAAGAGCAAGACTGGGTTGATAGTTGGTATTGCAGTTCTTGTTGGAGTTGTGAGCTTGCTATTAATATTTGTGATTCTATATATGAGGaggaaaaaatcagaaaaagaagACGATGAAG ATATTCTAGGATTAGGCCCCCGGCCATATACTTTCAGTTATGCTGAATTGAGAGCTGCAACTGAAGACTTTAATCCTTCAAATAAGCTAGGAGAGGGAGGATATGGCCCCGTTTATAAG GGTACACTTTCTGATGGTAGAGTAGTGGCTGTGAAGCAACTTTCAGTAGCATCTCACCAAGGGAAGAGTCAATTTGTATCTGAAATTGCTACCATATCTGCTGTGCAACATCGGAATCTAGTGAAATTGTATGGATGCTGCATCGAAGGCAGTCACCGCATTTTGGTTTATGAGTATCTTGAAAACAAGAGCCTTGATCAGGCACTTTTTG GAACAAGTAACTTGCACCTTGACTGGCCTACTCGATTCAATATATTGTTGGGAACAGCAAGGGGACTTGCTTACCTTCATGAGGAGTCAAGGCCAAGGGTTGTACACCGAGATGTCAAAGCGAGTAATATTTTGCTCGATGCAGAACTCTCCccaaaaatatcagattttggaCTGGCAAAGCTTTATGATGACGAGAAAACCCATATCAGCACCCGGGTTGCAGGGACAAT AGGCTATTTGGCACCGGAGTATGCATTGTTTGGACATTTGACAGAGAAGGCCGATGTGTTTGGTTTTGGAGTCGTTGTTTTGGAGATCCTCAGCGGGAGACCAAACTCTTACAATAACTTGGATCAAGAAAAGATTTATCTTCTTGAATGG GTGTGGACTCTGCATGAAAACGACCAAACTCTGGGGCTGGTGGATCCAAGATTGACAGAGTTTGATGAAACCGAAGCAACTAGATTGATAAGAGCAGCTCTCATGTGCACACAAGGATCACCGATGGCACGGCCATCTATGTCACGCGTGGTTGCAATGCTCTCTGGAGACATTGACATAGGCACTGTCATGTCGAAGCCAAGCTATTTGACAGATTATGATTTTAAAGATGTAACAACATCGTTAACAAGTAGATTTTTGGTGGAGGATGATACCCCATCAACTTCATCCAAGGGTAGTAATGTTCGCCTCAACTATTAG
- the LOC137724517 gene encoding receptor-like protein EIX2 isoform X1, which yields MMPNLNSLYLSENHLNGNIPRSICNMQQLQELSLFENHLNDTIPPFVYNMKQLQILSLRSNQFHGEFRHAWSVGSNMRYLDVSQNNLSGNIPTSLGVLISLEVLKLNNNNFDGEIPNSLQNCSQLTSIDLGDNKLFGKISQWIGGLNVSMLNMIRLRSNKFSGHISQQLCNLQQLHILDLSHNNISGTIPKCLGNLASLVNDSYTSFDTSYDSDEQTTLTLKGRELVYNNTIYLVKSIDLSSNTLQGEIPEEISSLILLGTLNLSRNQLTGKIPSEIGNLHWLETFDLSHNHLSGQIPQSLSSLTSLSQLNLSYNNLSGRIPSGNQLQTLIDPSIYMKIHRYAAFLSQLSALEMTLSHLRIQKT from the coding sequence ATGATGCCCAATTTGAATTCTTTGTATCTTTCTGAGAATCATTTGAATGGCAATATTCCTCGCTCTATCTGTAACATGCAGCAATTGCAAGAATTGTCTCTTTTTGAGAATCATTTGAATGACACTATTCCTCCCTTTGTTTACAACATGAAGCAGTTGCAAATCTTGTCTCTAAGGAGCAATCAATTTCACGGAGAATTTCGTCATGCATGGAGTGTGGGGAGCAATATGAGGTATCTAGATGTTAGTCAAAACAATCTCTCGGGTAATATTCCCACATCATTGGGGGTATTAATTTCACTGGAAGTATTAAAGCTCAACAACAACAATTTTGACGGTGAAATTCCAAATTCCTTGCAAAATTGTTCTCAGTTGACGAGTATTGATCTTGGAGACAACAAGTTATTTGGCAAAATATCACAGTGGATAGGAGGATTAAATGTATCCATGTTGAATATGATACGATTACGGTCCAACAAATTTAGTGGACATATATCCCAGCAACTGTGCAATCTTCAACAACTTCATATCCTCGACCTTAGTCACAACAACATTTCAGGTACTATTCCCAAGTGTTTGGGTAATTTGGCTTCACTGGTCAATGATTCATATACATCGTTTGATACTTCTTATGACTCTGATGAGCAAACCACACTGACACTAAAAGGAAGGGAACTTGTGTACAATAATACTATATATCTTGTAAAGAGTATTGATCTTTCATCAAATACTTTACAAGGTGAAATCCCTGAAGAAATAAGTAGCCTCATTCTATTGGGTACCTTGAACTTGTCTAGGAATCAATTGACTGGAAAGATCCCTTCCGAGATCGGAAACTTGCATTGGCTCGAAACATTTGATCTCTCACACAACCACCTTTCAGGACAGATTCCTCAAAGCTTGTCATCTTTAACCTCATTATCCCAGTTGAACTTGTCTTACAACAACTTGTCTGGAAGAATTCCTTCAGGAAACCAACTTCAAACGCTCATTGATCCGTCCATTTATATGAAAATCCATCGCTATGCGGCGTTCCTCTCTCAACTAAGTGCCCTGGAGATGACACTTTCCCATCTAAGGATACAAAAGAcatga